A single region of the Lotus japonicus ecotype B-129 chromosome 4, LjGifu_v1.2 genome encodes:
- the LOC130710169 gene encoding WD repeat-containing protein VIP3 has protein sequence MKLGGLKSVENAHDDSVWAVTWAPATANRPPLLLTGSLDETVRLWRSDELVLERTNTGHCLGVASVAAHPLGSIAASSSLDSFVRVFDVDSNATLATLEAPPSEVWQMRFDPKGALLAVAGGGSASVKLWDTSTWELVATLSIPRPEGGSKPTDKSGSKKFVLSVAWSPDGKRIACGSMDGTISVFDVQRAKFLHHLEGHFMPVRSLVYSPYDPRLLFTASDDGNVHMYDAEGKALVGTMSGHASWVLCVDVSPDGGAIATGSSDRTVRLWDLAMRASVQTMSNHTDQVWGVAFRPPGGTDVRGGRLASVSDDKSISLYDYS, from the exons ATGAAACTGGGTGGACTCAAATCGGTGGAGAACGCGCACGACGACTCCGTGTGGGCAGTCACATGGGCACCCGCAACCGCCAATCGCCCTCCGCTCCTCCTCACCGGTTCTCTTGACGAGACCGTCAGGCTCTGGAGGTCCGACGAGCTTGTCCTCGAACGCACCAACACCGGCCACTGCCTCGGCGTCGCTTCCGTCGCCGCTCACCCCCTCGGCTCCATCGCCGCCTCCTCTTCCCTCGACAGCTTCGTTCGCGTCTTCGATGTTGATTCCAACGCTACCCTCGCCACCCTCGAGGCTCCACCCTCTGAAGTATGGCAAATGCGTTTCGATCCCAAG GGTGCCCTTCTAGCAGTGGCTGGTGGAGGCAGTGCATCAGTGAAGCTTTGGGACACCTCCACATGGGAGCTTGTTGCCACCCTCTCAATTCCTCGTCCAGAAGGAGGATCCAAACCCACAGACAAAAGTGGCAGCAAGAAATTTGTCCTGTCAGTTGCATGGAGCCCTGACGGGAAACGAATTGCTTGCGGTTCAATGGATGGCACTATTTCAGTTTTTGATGTGCAACGGGCTAAGTTTTTACATCACCTTGAAGGCCACTTCATGCCTGTTCGTTCTCTCGTCTACTCTCCTTATGATCCAAGGCTGCTCTTTACAGCCTCTGATGATGGCAATGTCCACATGTATGATGCTGAGGGGAAAGCTCTAGTTGGGACCATGTCAGGTCATGCTAGCTGGGTATTATGTGTGGATGTGAGCCCAGATGGAGGTGCCATTGCCACCGGTTCAAGTGACAGAACTGTTAGGCTATGGGATCTTGCCATGAGAGCTTCTGTGCAGACAATGAGCAACCACACAGACCAGGTTTGGGGAGTGGCATTTAGACCACCTGGAGGGACTGATGTTCGAGGTGGCAGGCTTGCTAGTGTTTCAGATGATAAGAGCATATCCCTGTATGATTATTCCTGA
- the LOC130710168 gene encoding threonine synthase, chloroplastic-like: protein MLSSLFNPSFVIPNATPIHSTATRNTRFPSTVVIRAASSNSHHQPPESIKEEEARRHRSADKDNFTAKYVPFNAGFDSPESYSLDEIVYRSNSGGLLDVQHDMEALGRFDGAYWRNLFDSRVGKTTWPYGSGVWSKKEWVLPEIHPDDIVSAFEGNSNLFWAERYGKQYLGMNDLWVKHCGISHTGSFKDLGMTVLVSQVNRLRRMNRPLVGVGCASTGDTSAALSAYCAAAGIPSIVFLPDNKISTAQLIQPVSNGALVLSIATDFDGCMKLIREITAELPIYLANSLNSLRIEGQKTAAIEILQQFNWEVPDWVIVPGGNLGNIYAFYKGFKMCKDLGLVEKIPRLVCAQAANANPLYRYYKSGWKEFKAIKAETTFASAIQIGDPVSIDRAVHALKSCGGIVEEATEEELMDAMALADSTGMFICPHTGVALTALTKLRNSGVIAAGDRAVVVSTAHGLKFTQSKIDYHSKAIPGLGRFSNPPVTVKADFGAVMDVLKDFLSKAPKV from the coding sequence atgctctcTTCGTTGTTCAATCCCTCTTTCGTTATTCCAAATGCAACACCAATCCATTCAACCGCCACTAGAAACACCCGCTTCCCCTCCACCGTCGTAATTCGCGCCGCCTCCAGCAACAGCCACCATCAACCGCCGGAGAGTATCAAGGAGGAAGAAGCGCGCCGCCACCGCTCCGCTGATAAGGACAACTTCACCGCCAAGTACGTCCCCTTCAATGCCGGCTTCGACTCCCCGGAGTCATACTCTCTCGATGAGATCGTCTACCGGAGCAACTCCGGCGGGTTGCTTGATGTCCAGCATGATATGGAGGCGTTGGGAAGGTTCGACGGTGCGTACTGGCGGAACCTCTTCGACTCGCGCGTGGGGAAGACGACGTGGCCGTATGGTTCTGGTGTCTGGAGCAAGAAGGAGTGGGTCCTCCCGGAGATTCACCCCGACGACATCGTCTCCGCCTTCGAGGGAAACTCCAACCTCTTCTGGGCGGAGCGATACGGGAAACAGTATCTCGGCATGAACGACCTCTGGGTGAAACACTGCGGCATCAGCCACACCGGAAGCTTCAAGGATCTCGGCATGACGGTTCTCGTCAGCCAAGTAAACCGCCTCCGTAGAATGAACCGTCCCCTCGTCGGCGTCGGGTGCGCCTCCACCGGCGACACATCCGCCGCGCTCTCCGCCTACTGCGCCGCCGCGGGAATCCCATCCATTGTCTTCCTCCCGGACAACAAGATCTCCACCGCGCAGCTGATTCAACCTGTTTCCAACGGCGCTCTGGTTCTCAGCATCGCCACCGACTTCGACGGCTGCATGAAATTAATCCGGGAAATCACCGCCGAGCTTCCAATCTACCTCGCGAACTCGCTCAACAGCTTGAGAATCGAGGGGCAGAAAACCGCCGCCATTGAGATTCTTCAGCAGTTCAACTGGGAGGTTCCTGATTGGGTGATCGTTCCCGGCGGGAACCTCGGCAACATCTACGCCTTCTACAAGGGGTTCAAGATGTGCAAGGATCTCGGCCTCGTGGAGAAGATTCCTCGACTGGTTTGTGCTCAGGCGGCGAATGCGAATCCTCTGTATCGATACTACAAATCTGGGTGGAAGGAGTTCAAGGCGATTAAGGCGGAAACCACATTCGCTTCGGCGATTCAGATTGGTGACCCGGTTTCGATTGACAGGGCGGTGCATGCGCTGAAGAGTTGTGGTGGGATTGTGGAGGAGGCGACGGAGGAGGAGCTGATGGATGCGATGGCGTTGGCGGATTCGACTGGGATGTTTATTTGCCCGCATACTGGGGTGGCTTTGACGGCACTGACGAAGCTGAGAAACTCCGGGGTGATTGCGGCGGGTgatagggcggtggtggtgagcACCGCGCATGGGTTGAAGTTTACACAGAGCAAGATTGATTATCACTCTAAGGCTATTCCGGGTTTGGGTCGGTTTTCTAACCCACCTGTTACTGTGAAAGCGGATTTTGGAGCGGTTATGGATGTGCTTAAGGATTTTTTGAGCAAGGCGCCAAAAGTATGA